In Pseudomonas oryzicola, the sequence GACATTATCTGGCGCAGTGACCGTAGTGCTGCCGGTGGTGCTGTTCGCCGGAACAGTGATGGTGGTGCCATCGTTCAGGGTGAAGGTCAGCGCGCCGTGCTTGTCGATCGGCAGACCGTCTTTGTTGGTAAGGGTCACTGTATAGGTAATCTGACCACCTTCGGTGACCGAAGGGGTGGCGGTCAGCTTGGCCACGACCTCACTGATGGTGTCCGAAATCTCAACGGTAGCCGGACCACCCAAGGCCAGCTTCTCGAAAGTGGCACCTGGAACAGTGGCATCAGTAACGCTCAGGGTAACAGAGCCGGTGTCCTTGATAACGTCATCGCCCTGGGCTGGCGTTTTGTATTCAACCTCGGTTTTACCTGCCTCGATGGTCACGGTGTCGCCGTTCGACAGGGTTACGGTCAATGGCCGATCCAGAGCCTGACTTACCTTCACGGTGAAGGAAGGCTGCTGGTCTTCGGTCACATTGCCATTGCTGACAATATTTACCGTGACGGTATCAATGCTGTCATTGATAACAGTGGAAGCCGGAGTCGAGTTCGGGACCAAC encodes:
- a CDS encoding immunoglobulin-like domain-containing protein, whose product is LVPNSTPASTVINDSIDTVTVNIVSNGNVTEDQQPSFTVKVSQALDRPLTVTLSNGDTVTIEAGKTEVEYKTPAQGDDVIKDTGSVTLSVTDATVPGATFEKLALGGPATVEISDTISEVVAKLTATPSVTEGGQITYTVTLTNKDGLPIDKHGALTFTLNDGTTITVPANSTTGSTTVTAPDNVYTGANDPVVKSIATVDGVDADKFEQLTLDKTPVSTTVTDEPGTPGNPGGNNEGDLVKVTITADQPSVAENVKPTFTVHINQA